In Mycobacterium branderi, the DNA window ATTCACCGATCACGAGCCCGCGGCTCATTGCAGCAGCTCTTCCAGCGTCGCCCGAGCCCCTTTGCGCTGCAGTGAATCCAGTGCCCAACTGTATGCCTGGACAAAACGCGGCTGCTGCGCCAGATCTCCGAACACGGCAGTGATCTCGATGAATGCGGTGAGATTTTCGTGCTGCGAGCGGGCGATCGGAATCAGCGAATCCGCCAGTTGGTCCACCACCTCGAATGGGTTACCCCACTCGTCGACGCCCTCGGCGTAGCGCGCCCAGCTGGCCACCGCCGCCGCCGCCAGCCGAACAGACCCATCGTTGGCCAAGTTGTCCTGGATCACCGGCAGCAGCCATTTCGGAATGCGATCCGACGAGTAGGCGCACAGCCGCGCAACGGTATCGCGGACACAGGGGTTGGCGAATCGCTCGAGCAGGTTGCAGCTGTAGTCGTGGAGGTCGATCTCGGGCACCGGCGGCAGCGTCGGGATGGCTTCGAACTGGAAGTAGGCGAGCAGGAATTCGGCGAGCAAGGGGTCGCGGGCCGCCTCGTGAACAAATTCGAAGCCGCACAGATGAGCGAAATAGCACAGGCACTGATGCCCCGCGTTGAGCAGTCGCAGCTTCATCAACTCGTACGGGCGGACATCGTCGACAAGCAGCACGCCCGCTTCTTCCAGCGGTGGCCTGTCATCGGCAAAATCGTCTTCGAGCACCCAGGCGGCGAACGGCTCGGCCACCACGGGCCACCGGTCGTTGACACCGAATTCGCGCCGCACCGTCGCGGCCATATCCAGCGTCGTGGCCGGGGTGATCCGGTCGACCATCGAACTCGGAAACCGGGCGTGTTCGGCGATCCATTCCGCGAGCGCTGGATCCCGGCTTTCGGCATTCGCCAGGACGGCCCGGCTTACGACGTCACCGTTGCCCTCGATGTTGTCGCACGACGCAATCGTCGGCGCGGCGATCCCGCGGTCGCGGCGCTTGGCCAGCGCCTCGGTGATCAACGTGAACGCGGGCCCGTCGGGGTCGCGGTAGCCGCCCTCGGTGATGGTCAGCGAAATGATCCGGGTGGACGCCGCGGCCAGCACCTCCAGCGCTGCCTCAGGATCGTCGGGGGCGTAACGATAGTCGATGATCGAGCCGATCACGTGCGGGTCGCGGCTACCGTCGGGGTTCTCCACGATCAGCGTGTAGAGGCCGTCCTGGTCGCGTAGGACGTCACGCATGGGCCAGTCGCTCGGCAACACGCCGACCCCGCAGATGCCCCACTCGTGGGCCAGCCCCTGCTGCAGCAGCCGGTCGATGTACATGGCCTGATGCGCCCGGTGG includes these proteins:
- a CDS encoding mannitol dehydrogenase family protein; this encodes MNLNNATLSKLPIATPRYDRSKVSVGIAHIGAGHFHRAHQAMYIDRLLQQGLAHEWGICGVGVLPSDWPMRDVLRDQDGLYTLIVENPDGSRDPHVIGSIIDYRYAPDDPEAALEVLAAASTRIISLTITEGGYRDPDGPAFTLITEALAKRRDRGIAAPTIASCDNIEGNGDVVSRAVLANAESRDPALAEWIAEHARFPSSMVDRITPATTLDMAATVRREFGVNDRWPVVAEPFAAWVLEDDFADDRPPLEEAGVLLVDDVRPYELMKLRLLNAGHQCLCYFAHLCGFEFVHEAARDPLLAEFLLAYFQFEAIPTLPPVPEIDLHDYSCNLLERFANPCVRDTVARLCAYSSDRIPKWLLPVIQDNLANDGSVRLAAAAVASWARYAEGVDEWGNPFEVVDQLADSLIPIARSQHENLTAFIEITAVFGDLAQQPRFVQAYSWALDSLQRKGARATLEELLQ